A genomic segment from Gracilimonas sediminicola encodes:
- a CDS encoding aspartate aminotransferase family protein, with amino-acid sequence MNLFQVYPLFDVEPVKAKGSYVYDTAGQKYLDFYGGHAVISIGHSHPHYVNRVTAQLNEIGFYSNSVPIGIQQELAQKLGKLSGYENWNLFLCNTGAEANENALKVASAHNGRKKIMAFKGAFHGRTSLAVAVTDNPNIVFPVNEGAEVVRFEFNDFEGVEKAMQQEDISSVIIEPLQGVGGIESPSPEFLHHLRTLCNETGTVLILDEVQSGFGRTGKFFAHQLFGVEPDIISMAKGMGNGFPVGGVMIHPKFEASFGMLGTTFGGNHLACTACLAVLEVLEKENLMRNAEQLGTYLKQELAKLLKVQDVRGFGLMIGVEFDQPVAEWRKELLYTHRIFTGSSSNKKVLRLLPPLSIGKEECDQLITALKEVLK; translated from the coding sequence ATGAACCTGTTTCAAGTATATCCCCTGTTTGATGTTGAGCCGGTAAAAGCAAAAGGCAGCTATGTGTATGATACCGCCGGACAAAAATATCTCGATTTCTATGGCGGTCATGCCGTGATTTCCATCGGCCATTCACACCCGCACTATGTGAATCGGGTAACTGCTCAGCTGAATGAAATTGGCTTCTATTCCAACTCTGTGCCCATTGGCATTCAGCAGGAGCTGGCTCAAAAGTTGGGCAAACTTTCGGGCTATGAAAACTGGAATTTATTCCTGTGCAATACAGGGGCTGAAGCCAATGAGAATGCGCTGAAAGTAGCCTCGGCTCACAACGGAAGAAAGAAAATCATGGCTTTCAAAGGAGCTTTTCACGGAAGAACCTCACTGGCAGTAGCCGTTACCGACAACCCGAATATTGTTTTCCCGGTAAATGAAGGAGCGGAAGTTGTGCGTTTTGAATTCAATGATTTCGAGGGCGTTGAAAAAGCCATGCAACAAGAAGACATTAGCTCGGTAATTATTGAGCCCTTACAGGGTGTTGGAGGTATTGAAAGTCCGTCTCCGGAATTCTTGCACCACCTGCGTACCCTTTGTAATGAAACCGGAACGGTTCTCATTCTCGATGAAGTCCAATCCGGATTTGGGCGCACCGGGAAGTTTTTCGCCCATCAGCTCTTTGGGGTTGAACCGGATATCATTTCCATGGCGAAAGGCATGGGCAATGGGTTTCCGGTTGGTGGGGTGATGATTCACCCTAAGTTTGAAGCTTCTTTCGGGATGCTGGGCACCACTTTTGGCGGGAATCACCTTGCCTGTACCGCTTGCCTTGCTGTGTTGGAAGTGCTGGAGAAGGAGAACCTGATGAGGAACGCAGAACAACTGGGCACTTACCTGAAACAGGAATTGGCAAAGCTTTTAAAAGTTCAAGACGTACGTGGATTTGGGCTGATGATAGGTGTGGAGTTTGATCAGCCGGTTGCCGAATGGCGAAAAGAGTTGTTGTACACGCATCGCATATTCACCGGCTCTTCATCCAATAAAAAGGTTCTACGTTTGCTGCCACCGCTTAGTATCGGCAAAGAAGAATGCGACCAGTTAATTACCGCTTTGAAGGAGGTTTTGAAATGA
- the argC gene encoding N-acetyl-gamma-glutamyl-phosphate reductase, producing MIKAGIIGGAGYTAGELIRILLLHPEVELLSVVSRSHSGEFLYTAHPDLEGDTNLKFDSELSQHADVVFLCSGHGKSKAIVEGNILPESAKIIDLSSDYRIKGEHDFMYGLPELNRDVIKTASYIANPGCFATCIQLCLLPLASKNLLNKPVHVSAITGSTGAGQNPTDTTHFSWRNNNASIYKPLKHQHLGEIKQSLEQIQEGFQQPVHFIPMRGAFTRGILATCYLELDESADTIKKLFKEYYAGHPFVTVSDSSPDVKRVVSTNKALIHVQKEDGQILISGVIDNLLKGASGQAVQNMNLMFGLDETLGLNLKAIAF from the coding sequence ATGATTAAAGCAGGCATTATTGGCGGAGCCGGATATACAGCCGGAGAACTGATCCGAATTTTACTTCTCCATCCGGAAGTGGAATTACTGAGTGTAGTGAGCCGAAGTCATAGCGGGGAATTTCTCTATACAGCACACCCTGACCTGGAAGGGGATACAAATCTGAAATTTGATTCCGAATTATCTCAGCATGCAGATGTGGTTTTCCTTTGCTCCGGCCATGGAAAATCCAAAGCGATTGTTGAAGGAAATATCCTGCCTGAGTCCGCCAAAATTATTGACCTAAGTTCAGACTATCGCATCAAAGGCGAACATGATTTTATGTACGGGCTGCCTGAGCTGAATCGTGATGTCATCAAAACGGCCAGCTACATTGCTAACCCCGGTTGTTTTGCAACTTGCATTCAGCTGTGCCTGCTCCCTCTGGCAAGCAAGAACTTACTCAACAAACCGGTTCATGTATCGGCCATCACAGGGAGCACGGGCGCCGGACAAAACCCTACCGATACCACCCATTTCAGCTGGCGAAATAACAATGCGTCCATCTACAAACCACTGAAACACCAGCACCTGGGAGAAATAAAACAGAGCCTGGAACAGATTCAGGAAGGATTTCAACAACCGGTTCATTTCATCCCGATGCGAGGAGCCTTTACCCGGGGAATCCTCGCTACCTGCTATTTGGAGCTGGATGAATCAGCTGATACGATCAAAAAACTCTTCAAAGAATACTACGCCGGCCATCCATTTGTAACTGTTTCGGATTCCTCACCAGACGTGAAGCGTGTGGTAAGCACCAACAAAGCCCTGATTCATGTTCAAAAAGAAGACGGGCAGATTTTGATTTCCGGTGTGATCGATAATTTACTGAAGGGGGCCTCCGGACAGGCTGTGCAAAATATGAACCTGATGTTCGGGCTGGATGAGACGCTCGGACTTAACCTCAAAGCCATCGCATTCTGA
- the argG gene encoding argininosuccinate synthase gives MNKKKKVLLAFSGGLDTSYCAIWLAKDQGYEVHTAAINTGGFDESEEQALAEKADNLGIKNHVMLNVEDEFYQKGIRYLIFGNVLKNHTYPLSVSAERVFQAVALAEYAKEIGADAIAHGSTGAGNDQVRFDLVFQVMAPDLEIITPIRDQKLSREEEVEYLKSHGIEQEWAKAKYSINKGLWGTSVGGAETLSSHKGLPEDAWPTEFVNPDPLVVELGFEQGEPVTINGERLTPVEVIKKLNELAAPYGIGRDIHVGDTIIGIKGRVGFEAAAPIIIIKAHQLLEKHTLGKWQLYWKDQLAEWYGMLMHEGQYLDPVMRNIETFLEDTQKTVSGNVFVKLEPKRFELEGIESENDLMGSKAGQYGEMNNAWSGEDVKGFTKILANSMLIQQKIQNHD, from the coding sequence ATGAATAAAAAGAAAAAAGTTTTACTTGCCTTCAGTGGCGGACTCGACACCAGCTATTGTGCTATTTGGCTGGCGAAAGATCAGGGCTATGAAGTTCATACTGCTGCCATAAACACCGGTGGTTTTGATGAATCAGAAGAACAAGCCCTGGCTGAAAAGGCCGACAACCTGGGCATCAAAAATCATGTGATGCTGAACGTGGAAGATGAATTCTATCAAAAAGGCATCAGGTACCTCATTTTCGGTAATGTGCTGAAGAATCATACCTATCCGCTTTCGGTGAGTGCAGAACGCGTTTTCCAGGCGGTGGCTCTCGCTGAATATGCCAAAGAAATCGGGGCCGATGCCATCGCTCACGGCAGCACAGGCGCCGGGAATGATCAGGTTCGATTCGACCTCGTTTTCCAGGTTATGGCTCCCGATCTCGAGATCATCACTCCCATCCGCGATCAGAAACTGAGCCGTGAAGAAGAAGTGGAATACCTGAAATCACACGGTATTGAACAGGAATGGGCAAAGGCTAAATATTCCATCAACAAAGGACTTTGGGGAACTTCGGTGGGAGGAGCCGAAACGCTGAGCTCCCACAAGGGACTACCCGAAGATGCCTGGCCAACGGAGTTCGTGAATCCTGATCCGTTAGTGGTTGAGCTCGGTTTTGAACAAGGTGAACCAGTAACGATTAATGGTGAACGATTAACCCCGGTCGAAGTAATTAAAAAACTGAACGAACTCGCTGCACCTTACGGTATCGGGAGAGACATTCACGTTGGTGATACCATTATTGGGATTAAAGGACGCGTGGGGTTTGAGGCCGCCGCTCCGATAATCATCATCAAGGCGCACCAGCTTTTGGAAAAGCATACGCTGGGAAAATGGCAGCTGTACTGGAAAGACCAGCTGGCGGAATGGTACGGGATGCTGATGCACGAAGGGCAATACCTGGACCCGGTGATGCGCAACATCGAGACTTTTCTCGAAGACACCCAAAAAACCGTTTCCGGTAACGTTTTTGTAAAACTGGAGCCCAAGCGATTTGAGCTGGAAGGCATTGAATCTGAAAATGATCTTATGGGCAGCAAGGCCGGGCAGTACGGAGAAATGAACAACGCCTGGAGTGGTGAAGATGTAAAAGGGTTCACCAAAATCCTGGCCAACTCCATGCTCATCCAACAAAAAATACAAAACCATGATTAA
- a CDS encoding GNAT family N-acetyltransferase has protein sequence MSVKIHIASDPHTAYAGDICAMIEVAARQRGTGIAKRKPEYITMKIRNGNSVIALDGETLVGFCYIEIWENKKYVANSGLIVNPDYRGQGIAKKIKAKAFELSGKKYPESKLFGITTSLPVMKINSDLGYKPVTFSELTQDETFWSGCQSCPNYDILTRNERKNCLCTGMMFDPEHPNDKPKEERAQNIQKFHRWVRLKTASFLKKIINPLKFFI, from the coding sequence ATGTCCGTAAAGATTCATATCGCTTCAGACCCTCATACTGCTTATGCCGGTGATATTTGTGCCATGATCGAAGTGGCTGCCCGTCAGCGCGGCACTGGTATTGCCAAGCGTAAACCCGAGTACATTACCATGAAAATCAGAAATGGAAACTCGGTGATAGCCCTGGACGGGGAAACTCTGGTCGGCTTTTGCTACATCGAAATCTGGGAGAACAAAAAGTATGTGGCCAATTCCGGGCTGATTGTAAACCCGGACTACCGCGGACAGGGAATCGCCAAAAAGATAAAGGCTAAAGCATTTGAGCTTTCCGGAAAGAAATACCCGGAATCAAAATTATTCGGAATAACCACCAGCCTGCCGGTAATGAAGATCAACTCCGACCTGGGCTACAAGCCGGTTACGTTCTCGGAGCTGACCCAGGATGAGACCTTCTGGAGCGGATGCCAAAGCTGCCCGAACTACGACATCCTGACTCGCAATGAGCGCAAGAATTGCCTGTGCACGGGGATGATGTTTGATCCCGAACACCCTAATGACAAACCAAAAGAAGAACGAGCTCAGAATATTCAGAAATTTCATCGCTGGGTGAGGTTAAAGACCGCATCTTTCCTTAAAAAAATCATTAACCCTTTGAAGTTTTTTATATGA
- a CDS encoding FIMAH domain-containing protein, whose amino-acid sequence MKDKFDVSISVNIVQQDSTFMYNYELNNDSTSDQSIWYWLVFSEAEIFDISSPVGWKNYTGINPNRYSYSSTSREYRIAPDSTLKNFSFMSHSLPTIQQYFMEGWEQIILDPGNEPDSVENESFFDVAKQGLTIFPRPNSDITNIQDFTDTLQTFRRRSCEELGWITNKGICNSLDVKLRNVERHLERNKPKQAGNVLNAFLNELSAQRGKHITEEGYALLYYNAEYLQQRIGEMD is encoded by the coding sequence ATGAAAGATAAATTTGATGTTAGCATTTCAGTAAATATAGTACAGCAAGACTCCACTTTCATGTACAATTATGAACTTAATAATGATAGTACCAGCGATCAAAGTATTTGGTATTGGTTGGTTTTTTCAGAAGCAGAAATATTTGACATATCATCACCTGTTGGCTGGAAAAATTATACAGGGATTAATCCAAATAGGTATTCTTACTCATCAACAAGTCGGGAATATAGGATAGCACCTGATAGTACTTTAAAGAATTTTTCTTTTATGAGTCATTCATTACCTACAATTCAGCAATATTTTATGGAAGGCTGGGAACAGATTATTTTAGACCCTGGAAATGAACCAGATTCAGTAGAAAACGAATCTTTTTTTGATGTGGCTAAGCAAGGTTTGACAATATTTCCTCGTCCTAATTCAGATATTACTAATATCCAAGACTTCACCGACACCCTCCAAACCTTTCGCCGGCGTTCTTGTGAAGAACTGGGATGGATTACCAACAAGGGGATTTGCAACAGCCTGGATGTTAAACTACGAAATGTAGAACGCCATCTTGAAAGGAATAAGCCCAAGCAGGCAGGTAACGTGCTGAATGCTTTTCTCAATGAGTTAAGTGCCCAGCGGGGAAAACACATCACCGAAGAAGGCTATGCCCTGCTGTACTATAATGCGGAGTACCTTCAGCAACGGATTGGAGAGATGGATTAA
- a CDS encoding tetratricopeptide repeat protein, whose product MNAMKFFQTTLFFLLLLGCAPALAQIQSDTQLTGKAAYIQGMEAFENEEFETARELFLEARRNLEAPSGVNYALADTYLQLDDLPKAALYGKQAVETEPENKWYRLKLAQIYRAAGRNQATLDELTTLLDFHPDDFDALYMLADTYNDYGEFLKSNETLDQVLKLTGPDIQVLLMKFRNFEALAVPDSAVAQLEKVRDIDPDNLEMLNMLGEYYVRNGERDSAKKVLSDALNRNARDPQSLINLAGIYLDEQRWDSAGTLLTDFIGDPLIEPVDKMNIARFLYSRVQQDSQNIQLRIETERVLDTLTESESGYGPAFTLAGEFYAQTAQPEKALENLERANELLPEDDIAWRQRLQLLMSQERYEEAIKVGEKADESVPDDAFIQFFVGSAYMLTDQNQKAEEWLENATRAPARRPFKSIVYSTLGDVRANLEHHEASDEAYELALRYDPENDNAMNNYAYNLSVRGENLERAKELALKAIEVAPENAAYLDTVGWVYFKLGDYDRAKRFIDASIKTGAASAEVLEHMGDVEEQLGNMDEARDWWQQALEKDSTRTHLQDKIN is encoded by the coding sequence ATGAATGCCATGAAATTTTTCCAGACCACCTTATTCTTTCTTTTGCTTTTGGGATGTGCTCCGGCTCTTGCCCAGATCCAGTCTGATACCCAGCTTACCGGCAAGGCGGCCTACATTCAGGGGATGGAAGCATTTGAAAACGAGGAGTTTGAAACGGCCAGGGAGTTATTCCTGGAGGCGCGTCGTAATCTGGAAGCACCTTCGGGTGTAAATTACGCACTGGCTGATACCTATCTGCAGCTGGATGACCTCCCGAAGGCTGCTCTTTATGGAAAGCAGGCCGTTGAAACCGAGCCGGAAAATAAATGGTACCGCCTGAAGCTGGCCCAGATTTACCGGGCTGCCGGTCGTAACCAGGCTACGCTGGATGAGCTGACCACCCTGCTGGACTTTCACCCCGATGATTTCGACGCCCTGTACATGCTCGCCGACACCTATAACGACTATGGCGAGTTTCTGAAATCAAATGAGACACTGGATCAGGTCCTGAAGCTGACCGGGCCCGATATACAGGTGCTGCTGATGAAGTTTAGAAATTTTGAAGCGCTGGCGGTTCCGGATTCGGCAGTGGCTCAGCTGGAAAAAGTGCGTGACATTGACCCGGATAATCTGGAAATGCTGAATATGCTGGGCGAATATTATGTGAGAAACGGTGAGCGCGACTCAGCCAAAAAAGTATTGTCTGATGCGCTGAACAGAAATGCCCGTGATCCGCAATCACTCATAAACCTGGCCGGCATTTACCTCGACGAACAACGATGGGACAGTGCCGGCACCCTGTTAACGGATTTTATCGGTGACCCACTTATTGAGCCGGTGGACAAAATGAACATCGCCCGGTTTCTGTATTCAAGAGTTCAGCAGGATTCCCAGAACATTCAGCTTAGAATTGAAACCGAGCGCGTCTTAGACACCCTTACCGAAAGTGAATCTGGTTACGGTCCGGCTTTCACCCTTGCCGGAGAGTTTTATGCCCAAACAGCTCAACCCGAAAAAGCTCTTGAGAATCTCGAGCGGGCAAACGAGTTGCTCCCTGAAGATGACATCGCGTGGAGGCAGCGCCTGCAGTTGTTGATGAGTCAGGAGAGGTACGAAGAAGCCATTAAAGTAGGTGAAAAAGCAGACGAGTCGGTTCCGGATGATGCCTTTATTCAATTTTTTGTGGGTAGTGCCTATATGCTCACCGACCAAAATCAAAAAGCAGAAGAGTGGCTGGAGAATGCAACCCGCGCCCCGGCTCGCCGCCCATTCAAATCGATTGTGTACAGTACGCTGGGAGATGTGAGGGCGAATCTCGAACATCATGAAGCATCAGATGAAGCCTACGAACTGGCCCTGCGCTACGACCCCGAGAACGACAATGCGATGAATAATTACGCGTATAATTTATCGGTTCGGGGAGAGAACCTGGAACGAGCCAAGGAATTAGCACTAAAAGCCATTGAAGTAGCTCCGGAAAATGCTGCTTACCTGGATACTGTAGGCTGGGTGTATTTCAAGCTGGGCGATTACGACCGGGCTAAAAGATTCATTGACGCCTCCATTAAAACCGGGGCGGCCAGCGCGGAAGTATTGGAACATATGGGCGATGTGGAAGAGCAGCTCGGCAATATGGATGAAGCCCGGGACTGGTGGCAGCAAGCATTGGAAAAAGATTCAACCCGAACACATTTGCAGGATAAAATAAATTAG
- a CDS encoding DUF4292 domain-containing protein, with translation MKFRSRLSLLAVMGLGFIISSCTSTRTVTEGDFTRVDIPKEEVVSQIPNYATELDAIKGKGRALVSEPGNSDRVTIDFEANRELSLLTFQNRIGIEGGQMLVDSDSILIYNKLDKIAQKISIYDGRMTTLNELASINILDLLNFKVDAGDVQSVWESNNSYQLRLKNGARVFVNKEKGWVQQVDQTRRGLAPYSRIIYESYGELNGFTLPRKITIFSADGDSRVVFLVRSLEVNPGKLNLEIDIPNDINIQRI, from the coding sequence GTGAAGTTTAGATCCCGTCTTTCACTTTTAGCAGTCATGGGCCTTGGGTTTATCATCAGCTCGTGTACTTCAACCCGAACGGTTACCGAAGGGGATTTTACCCGTGTTGATATCCCCAAAGAAGAAGTGGTATCCCAAATACCAAACTATGCAACCGAACTGGATGCCATAAAAGGCAAGGGAAGAGCTTTGGTGAGTGAACCAGGGAACAGCGACCGGGTGACCATCGATTTTGAAGCCAATCGGGAACTGAGTCTGCTGACGTTCCAAAACCGGATCGGGATTGAAGGCGGACAGATGCTGGTGGACAGCGATTCTATACTGATCTACAATAAGCTCGACAAAATCGCTCAAAAGATATCTATTTATGACGGGCGGATGACCACCCTGAATGAACTCGCTTCCATTAACATTCTGGATCTGCTGAATTTTAAGGTGGATGCGGGGGATGTGCAGTCTGTTTGGGAAAGCAATAATTCCTATCAGCTGCGGTTAAAAAACGGAGCCCGGGTTTTTGTGAATAAGGAAAAAGGCTGGGTTCAGCAGGTGGATCAAACCCGAAGAGGCCTGGCTCCCTATTCCCGAATTATTTACGAAAGTTACGGCGAGCTGAATGGATTCACTTTACCAAGAAAAATAACGATCTTTAGCGCAGACGGAGATTCACGGGTCGTGTTTTTGGTGAGAAGCCTCGAAGTAAATCCGGGTAAACTAAATCTGGAAATTGATATTCCTAACGACATTAACATTCAAAGGATATGA
- a CDS encoding murein hydrolase activator EnvC family protein, protein MKAKSCIRIIGILTLVLLTGAESFAQTYQEKREELLKRQENTRAEINVLEARIKNYQQRVSQAEERFDKSFEQFQSLNNLIALQDDKIQSLQQEQSQIEAEIELTEKEIELREQELEQLIDNYKQIILYAYKNGRAGNLELLLTSESINQMVVRSNYLQRFEEQKTKQAGLIRKNKKELDQVKDDLQDSYKKNQEVIGEIREEKEELGDQRQQQQQTVEKIKQERSTWLEELRKTRQEKENLESTFTNLIAEEENLREAENERLRRLEEARNIADAARRADEVEKYSRPIVRENFVSDEVLLTYENSFAQAKGDLPWPVNSKTVAKKFGRVRNPLYGTVTEHPGIDIVADAASPVKSVSDGYVFRIQPLPGYGDVVFVKHGSYYTAYGNLSRIDVEVGSILERGQQLGLSGTSQSELGEVIFFLVRRGNENLNPENWLTAK, encoded by the coding sequence ATGAAAGCGAAAAGCTGCATCCGCATTATTGGAATTCTGACTTTGGTCCTGCTGACGGGTGCTGAGTCTTTCGCTCAAACGTATCAGGAGAAAAGAGAGGAGCTGCTGAAACGTCAGGAAAACACCCGTGCCGAAATTAATGTACTGGAAGCCCGAATTAAGAACTATCAGCAACGGGTTAGCCAAGCCGAAGAACGATTTGACAAGTCCTTTGAGCAATTTCAGTCATTGAATAACCTGATAGCCCTTCAGGATGATAAAATCCAAAGCCTGCAGCAAGAACAAAGTCAGATTGAAGCCGAAATTGAGCTGACGGAAAAGGAGATTGAGCTCAGAGAACAGGAACTGGAACAGCTGATCGATAATTATAAGCAGATTATTCTATATGCCTATAAGAACGGCCGGGCAGGAAATCTGGAGCTGCTACTGACCTCAGAATCCATTAACCAAATGGTGGTGCGGTCGAATTACCTGCAGCGATTTGAGGAGCAGAAGACCAAGCAGGCCGGGCTGATCAGAAAAAATAAGAAGGAGCTGGATCAGGTAAAAGATGATTTGCAGGACAGTTATAAGAAAAATCAGGAAGTGATTGGAGAAATTCGGGAAGAAAAAGAAGAGTTGGGTGATCAGCGCCAGCAGCAGCAGCAGACGGTAGAGAAAATTAAACAGGAACGAAGTACCTGGCTTGAGGAGCTTCGCAAAACCCGGCAGGAAAAAGAGAACCTGGAAAGCACATTCACCAACCTGATTGCTGAAGAAGAAAACCTGAGGGAAGCAGAGAACGAACGTTTACGCCGGCTGGAAGAGGCTCGAAATATTGCAGATGCTGCCCGCCGTGCCGATGAAGTAGAGAAATACTCCCGCCCGATTGTGCGTGAAAACTTTGTGAGCGATGAAGTGTTATTGACCTATGAAAATTCCTTTGCTCAGGCAAAGGGAGATCTTCCGTGGCCGGTAAACAGCAAGACGGTAGCCAAGAAATTCGGCCGTGTACGGAACCCGCTTTATGGCACGGTTACCGAACACCCCGGTATTGATATCGTAGCTGATGCCGCCTCACCTGTAAAGTCTGTATCTGATGGGTATGTATTCCGTATTCAGCCCTTACCCGGTTATGGGGACGTGGTATTTGTAAAGCACGGTTCTTACTACACCGCCTACGGAAACCTAAGCCGCATCGATGTGGAAGTGGGGTCTATTCTTGAGCGCGGGCAGCAACTGGGTTTGTCCGGAACCAGTCAGTCTGAATTAGGTGAAGTTATATTTTTCCTCGTACGCCGTGGTAACGAGAATTTGAATCCTGAAAATTGGTTGACTGCCAAGTAG
- a CDS encoding M28 family metallopeptidase: protein MKPFKATALSLLFIIAFSGFAHAQTPEMEVLREIGAAPSADRIEADITKLVSFGTRHTLSDTTSETRGIGAARRWIKAEFERISENCGGCLEVFYVSDVIEGTRRIPEPTNVVNVIAIQRGTADPNRFVVMSGDIDSRVSDALDGESESPGANDNASGVAGVLESARVLTNYEFEGSIMYAALSGEEQGLFGGQILAAHAKEKGWDIKGVLNNDMIGNIQGINQVIDNTTARVFSEGTRYVETEREATIRRYTGGEVDSPSRNLARYVDKMADLYIRNLDVMMIYRLDRFGRGGHHRPFNEAGFPGVRIMETNEDYNRQHQDLRTEDGVEYGDVLGEVEFDFAAKLTGLNAVVMAAMSWAPSPPAEVEIEGAVRPSTTLKWKALDPEQNPQLAGYKIYWRLTDANQWQKSVFVPANKTEHTLENVVIDNYYFGVASVSEDGFESPVVFPGPAGSFGD, encoded by the coding sequence ATGAAACCATTTAAAGCTACTGCTCTTTCTCTTCTTTTTATTATTGCTTTTTCAGGATTTGCCCACGCCCAAACACCCGAAATGGAAGTGCTTAGGGAAATCGGAGCGGCTCCATCTGCCGACCGGATTGAAGCCGATATCACGAAACTGGTTAGTTTTGGAACCCGACACACCCTTTCCGACACAACCTCAGAAACTCGCGGCATCGGTGCGGCCCGGCGCTGGATTAAGGCTGAATTTGAACGGATCTCCGAAAATTGCGGAGGTTGCCTCGAAGTTTTTTATGTGAGTGATGTTATTGAAGGAACGCGTCGTATCCCGGAGCCTACCAATGTTGTTAACGTGATAGCCATTCAGCGTGGTACTGCTGATCCTAACCGGTTTGTGGTGATGAGCGGTGATATTGATTCCCGCGTATCCGATGCGTTGGATGGAGAGTCAGAATCTCCCGGCGCCAACGATAATGCTTCCGGAGTGGCCGGGGTGCTGGAGTCTGCCCGGGTTTTGACGAATTATGAGTTTGAAGGATCTATCATGTATGCAGCTCTTTCTGGTGAAGAGCAGGGCTTGTTTGGAGGTCAGATTCTCGCGGCTCATGCCAAAGAAAAAGGCTGGGATATTAAAGGTGTTTTAAACAACGATATGATTGGAAATATCCAGGGTATTAACCAGGTGATTGATAATACCACCGCCAGGGTTTTTTCTGAAGGAACCCGCTATGTGGAAACAGAGCGAGAGGCAACCATTCGCCGCTATACCGGCGGTGAAGTGGATTCACCATCACGAAATCTGGCCCGTTATGTAGATAAAATGGCCGATTTGTACATCCGTAATTTAGATGTAATGATGATTTACCGGCTTGATCGTTTTGGGCGCGGAGGACATCACCGTCCGTTTAATGAAGCCGGCTTCCCGGGAGTACGAATCATGGAAACCAATGAAGATTACAACCGCCAGCACCAGGATTTACGAACCGAAGATGGTGTAGAATATGGCGACGTACTGGGCGAAGTGGAATTTGATTTTGCAGCCAAACTGACCGGACTGAATGCGGTGGTAATGGCAGCGATGAGTTGGGCACCAAGTCCACCGGCAGAAGTAGAAATTGAGGGAGCTGTTCGCCCAAGTACCACCCTTAAATGGAAAGCATTGGACCCTGAGCAAAACCCTCAGCTGGCCGGATATAAAATTTACTGGCGACTCACCGATGCTAACCAATGGCAGAAAAGTGTGTTCGTACCCGCAAATAAAACCGAGCACACGCTGGAGAATGTAGTTATCGACAACTACTACTTTGGGGTAGCCAGTGTATCAGAAGACGGTTTTGAGAGTCCGGTTGTGTTTCCGGGTCCTGCCGGCTCTTTTGGTGATTAA